In Bubalus bubalis isolate 160015118507 breed Murrah chromosome 3, NDDB_SH_1, whole genome shotgun sequence, a genomic segment contains:
- the ARHGEF15 gene encoding rho guanine nucleotide exchange factor 15 isoform X1: MSAQSLPEATPPTQKPPRIIRPRPPSRARATQSPGPHHNGSSPQESLLTDNEAPSPMCTPMFWEPPAPSLKPPALLPPSASKASLDSQTFPDSSDTPSPVSRRSISPETAPRSPVPPPKPSGSPRMALSLLPKTQVPDQDDSASAPGTVRRLAGKFEWGTEGRVQAEDTLEPSPPGGVDVNGERETPQGNLTGSGSQENGTPGAGLACPPCCPCVCHVGRPGLELRWVPVGGYEDGPRVPCRASPLRASRSRPSPSSLSHPPVVLTSYRSTAERKLLPPLKPPKPTRIRQDITISGEPPQPDLDPPSEDGIQRGDSPDGASQNDSPATTEGREEEELEELKEQNWELPLQDEPLYQTYRAAVLSEELWGVGEDGGPTSANAGEAPTFARPPGPRNTLWQELPAVRASGLLDTLSAQERRMQESLFEVVTSEASYLRSLRLLTDTFVLSQALRDTLTPRDHHTLFSNVQRVQGVSERFLGKLLSRVRTSPHIRDLCDVVHAHAVGPFSVYVDYVRNQQYQEETYSRLMDTNVRFSAELRRLQSLPKCQRLPLPSFLLLPFQRITRLRMLLQNILRQTEEGSSRQENAQKALGAVSKIIERCSAEVGRMKQTEELIRLTQRLRFHKVKALPLVSWSRRLELQGELTELGCRRGGVLFASRPRFTPLCLLLFSDLLLITQPKSGQRLQVLDYAHRSLVQAQQVPDPSGPPTFRLSLLSNHQGRPTHRLLQASSLSDMQRWLGAFPTPGPLPCSADTVYEDCDCSQELCSEPSTPTKTEGRNVESRAPPKHLHKNPEGWLKGLPGAFPAQLVCEVTGEHERRKHLRQHQRLLEAVGPSSGPPDAPPP; encoded by the exons ATGTCAGCCCAGTCTCTTCCGGAAGCAACACCCCCCACCCAGAAGCCCCCTCGGATCATCCGCCCCCGCCCCCCTTCTCGTGCCCGAGCTACCCAGTCCCCAGGGCCCCACCACAACGGCTCCTCTCCACAAGAATCTCTCCTCACCGACAATGAGGCACCAAGCCCCATGTGCACCCCCATGTTCTGGGAGCCCCCGGCCCCATCCCTCAAGCCCCCCGCCCTTCTGCCCCCATCAGCTTCTAAAGCCAGCCTTGACTCCCAGACTTTTCCAGACTCTTCCGACACCCCCAGCCCAGTGTCCCGGCGCTCCATCTCCCCAGAGACTGCTCCCCGGTCTCCAGTACCCCCACCCAAACCCTCTGGGTCACCCCGCATGGCTCTGTCCCTGCTCCCCAAGACCCAGGTCCCCGACCAGGATGACTCTGCCTCGGCCCCAGGCACTGTGCGCAGACTGGCTGGCAAGTTCGAATGGGGGACTGAAGGCAGAGTCCAGGCTGAGGACACCCTGGAGCCAAGTCCCCCAGGGGGAGTGGATGTgaatggggagagagagacaccCCAGGGCAACCTCACTGGGAGCGGGTCCCAGGAGAACGGCACTCCAG GTGCTGGGCTGGCCTGCCCTCCCTGCTGCCCCTGTGTCTGCCACGTGGGCCGGCCTGGCCTGGAACTCCGATGGGTGCCAGTGGGGGGCTATGAGGATGGCCCCAGGGTCCCTTGCCGGGCCTCCCCACTGCGGGCCTCCCGCTCCCGCCCCAGCCCTTCAAGCCTCAGCCACCCCCCAGTTGTCCTCACATCCTACCGCTCCACTGCTGAGCGCAAACTCCTGCCACCCCTCAAACCCCCTAAACCAACTCGGATCAGACAGGACATCACCATCTCTGGGGAGCCCCCACAGCCTGATCTTGATCCGCCCTCTGAAGATGGAATCCAAAGAG GGGACAGTCCTGATGGTGCTTCTCAGAATGATTCTCCAGCCACCACGGAGGGCAG agaggaagaggagctggaggagctgaAGGAGCAGAACTGGGAGCTGCCCCTGCAGGATG AACCGCTTTACCAGACCTACCGCGCAGCCGTGCTATCAGAGGAGCTGTGGGGGGTCGGTGAGGACGGGGGTCCCACTTCAGCAAACGCTGGGGAAGCTCCCACCTTCGCCCGTCCCCCGGGCCCTCGAAACACGCTGTGGCAGGAGCTTCCGGCTGTGCGAGCGAGCGGCCTCCTGGACACCCTGAGTGCCCAGGAGCGGCGGATGCAGGAG AGCCTGTTCGAGGTGGTGACGTCGGAGGCCTCGTACCTGCGCTCCCTGCGGCTGCTGACCGACACCTTCGTGCTGAGCCAGGCGCTCCGGGACACACTCACCCCCCGAGATCACCACACCCTCTTCTCCAACGTGCAGCGAGTCCAGGGAGTCAGTGAGCG TTTTCTGGGGAAGTTACTGTCCCGGGTGCGCACTTCCCCCCACATCCGTGACCTGTGCGACGTGGTGCACGCGCATGCCGTGGGGCCTTTCTCCGTGTACGTGGACTATGTGCGGAACCAGCAGTATCAGGAGGAGACCTACAGCCGCCTGAT GGACACGAACGTTCGCTTCTCCGCGGAGCTGCGGCGGCTGCAGAGCCTTCCCAAGTGCCAGCGCCTCCCGCTGCCCTCCTTCCTGCTCCTGCCCTTTCAGCGCATCACGCGGCTCCGCATGCTGCTGCAG AATATCCTGCGCCAGACAGAGGAGGGGTCCAGCCGCCAGGAGAATGCCCAGAAGGCCCTAGGTGCTGTCAGTAAG ATCATTGAGCGATGCAGTGCCGAGGTCGGACGCATGAAACAGACAGAGGAGCTGATCCGGCTCACGCAGAGGCTGCGCTTCCACAAAGTCAAG GCCCTGCCCCTGGTCTCCTGGTCCAGGCGCCTGGAGTTGCAGGGGGAACTGACAGAATTGGGGTGCAGGAGGGGAGGTGTGCTCTTTGCCTCACGCCCCCGCTTCACCCCCCTCTGCCTGCTGCTCTTCAGTGACCTGCTGCTCATCACTCAGCCCAAGAG TGGACAGCGGCTACAGGTTCTGGATTATGCCCATCGCTCCCTGGTCCAGGCCCAGCAGGTCCCAGACCCATCTGGCCCCCCTACATTCCGCCTCTCTCTTCTCAGCAACCACCAGGGCCGCCCCACACACCGGCTACTCCAAGCTTCATCCCT ATCAGACATGCAGCGCTGGCTGGGCGCCTTCCCTACCCCAGGCCCCCTTCCCTGCTCTGCAGACACTGTCTATGAGGACTGTG ACTGTTCCCAGGAACTCTGTTCGGAGCCTTCCACACCCACCAAGACAGAGGGACGAAATGTGGAGTCCAGGGCTCCCCCCAAGCACCTTCACAAGAACCCTGAAG GCTGGCTGAAAGGGCTTCCTGGAGCCTTCCCTGCCCAGTTGGTGTGTGAAGTCACAGGGGAACATGAAAGGAGGAAGCACCTTCGTCagcaccagagactcctggaggCTGTTGGGCCGTCTTCAGGCCCCCCCGATGCCCCCCCACCCTAA
- the ARHGEF15 gene encoding rho guanine nucleotide exchange factor 15 isoform X2: protein MSAQSLPEATPPTQKPPRIIRPRPPSRARATQSPGPHHNGSSPQESLLTDNEAPSPMCTPMFWEPPAPSLKPPALLPPSASKASLDSQTFPDSSDTPSPVSRRSISPETAPRSPVPPPKPSGSPRMALSLLPKTQVPDQDDSASAPGTVRRLAGKFEWGTEGRVQAEDTLEPSPPGGVDVNGERETPQGNLTGSGSQENGTPGAGLACPPCCPCVCHVGRPGLELRWVPVGGYEDGPRVPCRASPLRASRSRPSPSSLSHPPVVLTSYRSTAERKLLPPLKPPKPTRIRQDITISGEPPQPDLDPPSEDGIQRGDSPDGASQNDSPATTEGREEEELEELKEQNWELPLQDEPLYQTYRAAVLSEELWGVGEDGGPTSANAGEAPTFARPPGPRNTLWQELPAVRASGLLDTLSAQERRMQESLFEVVTSEASYLRSLRLLTDTFVLSQALRDTLTPRDHHTLFSNVQRVQGVSERFLGKLLSRVRTSPHIRDLCDVVHAHAVGPFSVYVDYVRNQQYQEETYSRLMDTNVRFSAELRRLQSLPKCQRLPLPSFLLLPFQRITRLRMLLQNILRQTEEGSSRQENAQKALGAVSKIIERCSAEVGRMKQTEELIRLTQRLRFHKVKALPLVSWSRRLELQGELTELGCRRGGVLFASRPRFTPLCLLLFSDLLLITQPKSGQRLQVLDYAHRSLVQAQQVPDPSGPPTFRLSLLSNHQGRPTHRLLQASSLSDMQRWLGAFPTPGPLPCSADTVYEDCGTLFGAFHTHQDRGTKCGVQGSPQAPSQEP from the exons ATGTCAGCCCAGTCTCTTCCGGAAGCAACACCCCCCACCCAGAAGCCCCCTCGGATCATCCGCCCCCGCCCCCCTTCTCGTGCCCGAGCTACCCAGTCCCCAGGGCCCCACCACAACGGCTCCTCTCCACAAGAATCTCTCCTCACCGACAATGAGGCACCAAGCCCCATGTGCACCCCCATGTTCTGGGAGCCCCCGGCCCCATCCCTCAAGCCCCCCGCCCTTCTGCCCCCATCAGCTTCTAAAGCCAGCCTTGACTCCCAGACTTTTCCAGACTCTTCCGACACCCCCAGCCCAGTGTCCCGGCGCTCCATCTCCCCAGAGACTGCTCCCCGGTCTCCAGTACCCCCACCCAAACCCTCTGGGTCACCCCGCATGGCTCTGTCCCTGCTCCCCAAGACCCAGGTCCCCGACCAGGATGACTCTGCCTCGGCCCCAGGCACTGTGCGCAGACTGGCTGGCAAGTTCGAATGGGGGACTGAAGGCAGAGTCCAGGCTGAGGACACCCTGGAGCCAAGTCCCCCAGGGGGAGTGGATGTgaatggggagagagagacaccCCAGGGCAACCTCACTGGGAGCGGGTCCCAGGAGAACGGCACTCCAG GTGCTGGGCTGGCCTGCCCTCCCTGCTGCCCCTGTGTCTGCCACGTGGGCCGGCCTGGCCTGGAACTCCGATGGGTGCCAGTGGGGGGCTATGAGGATGGCCCCAGGGTCCCTTGCCGGGCCTCCCCACTGCGGGCCTCCCGCTCCCGCCCCAGCCCTTCAAGCCTCAGCCACCCCCCAGTTGTCCTCACATCCTACCGCTCCACTGCTGAGCGCAAACTCCTGCCACCCCTCAAACCCCCTAAACCAACTCGGATCAGACAGGACATCACCATCTCTGGGGAGCCCCCACAGCCTGATCTTGATCCGCCCTCTGAAGATGGAATCCAAAGAG GGGACAGTCCTGATGGTGCTTCTCAGAATGATTCTCCAGCCACCACGGAGGGCAG agaggaagaggagctggaggagctgaAGGAGCAGAACTGGGAGCTGCCCCTGCAGGATG AACCGCTTTACCAGACCTACCGCGCAGCCGTGCTATCAGAGGAGCTGTGGGGGGTCGGTGAGGACGGGGGTCCCACTTCAGCAAACGCTGGGGAAGCTCCCACCTTCGCCCGTCCCCCGGGCCCTCGAAACACGCTGTGGCAGGAGCTTCCGGCTGTGCGAGCGAGCGGCCTCCTGGACACCCTGAGTGCCCAGGAGCGGCGGATGCAGGAG AGCCTGTTCGAGGTGGTGACGTCGGAGGCCTCGTACCTGCGCTCCCTGCGGCTGCTGACCGACACCTTCGTGCTGAGCCAGGCGCTCCGGGACACACTCACCCCCCGAGATCACCACACCCTCTTCTCCAACGTGCAGCGAGTCCAGGGAGTCAGTGAGCG TTTTCTGGGGAAGTTACTGTCCCGGGTGCGCACTTCCCCCCACATCCGTGACCTGTGCGACGTGGTGCACGCGCATGCCGTGGGGCCTTTCTCCGTGTACGTGGACTATGTGCGGAACCAGCAGTATCAGGAGGAGACCTACAGCCGCCTGAT GGACACGAACGTTCGCTTCTCCGCGGAGCTGCGGCGGCTGCAGAGCCTTCCCAAGTGCCAGCGCCTCCCGCTGCCCTCCTTCCTGCTCCTGCCCTTTCAGCGCATCACGCGGCTCCGCATGCTGCTGCAG AATATCCTGCGCCAGACAGAGGAGGGGTCCAGCCGCCAGGAGAATGCCCAGAAGGCCCTAGGTGCTGTCAGTAAG ATCATTGAGCGATGCAGTGCCGAGGTCGGACGCATGAAACAGACAGAGGAGCTGATCCGGCTCACGCAGAGGCTGCGCTTCCACAAAGTCAAG GCCCTGCCCCTGGTCTCCTGGTCCAGGCGCCTGGAGTTGCAGGGGGAACTGACAGAATTGGGGTGCAGGAGGGGAGGTGTGCTCTTTGCCTCACGCCCCCGCTTCACCCCCCTCTGCCTGCTGCTCTTCAGTGACCTGCTGCTCATCACTCAGCCCAAGAG TGGACAGCGGCTACAGGTTCTGGATTATGCCCATCGCTCCCTGGTCCAGGCCCAGCAGGTCCCAGACCCATCTGGCCCCCCTACATTCCGCCTCTCTCTTCTCAGCAACCACCAGGGCCGCCCCACACACCGGCTACTCCAAGCTTCATCCCT ATCAGACATGCAGCGCTGGCTGGGCGCCTTCCCTACCCCAGGCCCCCTTCCCTGCTCTGCAGACACTGTCTATGAGGACTGTG GAACTCTGTTCGGAGCCTTCCACACCCACCAAGACAGAGGGACGAAATGTGGAGTCCAGGGCTCCCCCCAAGCACCTTCACAAGAACCCTGA